atagttgatttaattactaaatgttgtattaatctttttaataataaaatagtatagAAAGAGATTTGCAAAATAGAGCAAGAGTGGAGATGCGGGGTACCGAACCCCGTACCTCTCGCATGCAAAGCGGCGCTCTACCGTTTGAGCTACATCCCCTAATCTTTGGATTGAggcttaaaataattatatcgGAAAGTGAATTGGATCTATAAAATGTCTCCACTCAGAAGAATTGCCGTAGAGAAATTTCAGTCTCCAATCCAAGTTTCCCGCCATGGAAGTCGACTCGCAAGAACAGCTGCAGAGAAAACAATCCACTTACCTCTCTTTAGTAACTCTCACCTCATTTTCTTCCCTTTCACAATATCCTAAAATCTCTTCTGATTTTGTAAAACTAAAATCCCCTTTTTTCTTTGTGTCTTAGGATGAGAATTTCGAGATTCAGAAGGAAGTTTACAGAGGCCAACAGTACAGTCAAATTTACTTTGCTCGTCTTCACATGATGAGAACTTTGCTTTACTCCCTTGTGCCCAACTGGAAATCCCATCTCCCCGGTAACCTctcttacttaaaaaaaaaaaaaaggaaaaaaatctaacttttaaaatttagcatATTTCGGGAGATTTCCAAAAttgtttattcttttaatttattaactatggtacttttttttccctcttcttgttatgggttttgggttttgaaGCAAGCAGCTTTGGCGAGTCATTTTTGGCTGCTTTGTTACCTGCGTTTGGCGTTAAGGAATTTTTGTAATTTGCAGTGTCTGGGGCTCTTAGGGTTGGCAGTGAATATAAAAAAAGTCTTTGGTATTAGCTTTTGATTGGTGTGTCCTTACTCTGTGATTATTTGGATTCCATTCTAGAGGTTTTGACTGATTAGCATGGAAGGTTATGTTTGAAATACTTGCATTGTGGCTAAGAGTTACTATTGGTACTCATACTCGGTGGGGGCTAGTCTGACCTATGTTGCTCGGAATTTTCGTTCTTCTTGGAGTACCCTTATCCGACACTCATTTCTGACACACATGAGAATTTGATCTCCAAGGATTCTccaaaaagatggaaaaacttagaaaaatctTACAACACACGTAGGATACACTTGAGTCCAAGTAACATAGACTCTGATAATAATGTATTTCTACTTTCAAGTGTGGATTTCTCATTCAAAAGCTTTCTTCAAGGTGACAGgttctattttgaaaaaaaaaatgcactAGATATTGTTGCTCATATTTCTGATGAGTTTGTTGTTAGTATCATTTGTGCATCTGAAATTTTGTTGCCTCTGTAGTGTACTTTTTCACATTAGAAATTTGAAGTATCAGAACTTTCCAGTCCTCTCATTGTTTGCGGCTAAAGATAATGGGGATTCAAATAAATTAGTAGCTTGATTGAGTTTTTAGTTTCCAtggaataatttaaaaattttccttctctcttTTTGTAGTTTGTACAGTTTTAGAGCTCGAAGAAGGCAAAGAATGCATCATTTTTGGTACTCTTTACAAGCATATGAAACTCAAACCTTGCATTCTTGATGAATACTCTAAGGAGGTAATATGGTTGTTAATGGATGTATATTATTGAttagtttatttcattttgtatatTGAACTCTACGTTGGAAATTCAGTGTTGTTTGACTTTGAACGTTCTATGTATAATCTTTATATAATTTACAGAGATCTGTTGCCCCTCTTATAAAGCCTCATAATTTTATGCATCAAGATGACTACTTGGTTTTGGAAGATGAAAGCGGACGAGTGAAGCTTGGTGGTACTAAGCTTTCACCCTCAGTTTATGTAACAGGTCTGTATTGCTATCAATTCAGTATCCATATTTGGAATTTCTGTTCACAATTGACTTGTTTGTCAACCCATTGGAAATGACTGCATTTGTTGCACTTAATTGCTTCAAAGCCTTGTTTATAGATTACCATGTTGAGACATTATCAAACTATTAATTGCATTCATGCCTTTAGCTTCTAGAGGAAATCATATGAGCTTGTTGAGGGCCTCAACTATTTGGTTCATTGCATTCAATTTTATTCACTCTTATCatttttgaacttttcttttcttttcttccccaTGTTTTTAAACACAAGCTTCTATGATCTagatatacatgccattgagtGATATGCAATAACTTACTGTTTATGCACTATCAAGGCTTCAATTAGTGGAATTTATGGGCTCAAACATTACTCTAATGAAACATGTTGATCTTTCACTTACGCTATGCGTTTGATAGGTGTTGTTGTTGCGTTGCATGGGAAGGAAACCAGTGCAGGAGCCTTCTTTGTTGAAGATGTTCTCGAAGCTGGCTTACCACCTCAGATTAAACGACCGCTAAAATCAAGTATGATCTGATTGCCCTTCTACCTCCGCATTTATGTTCTTTGCTCTAAAGTTGCATCAACCCTGTAAAGGAGCCACTTCTCTATTGGATATAAGCATTCCTCATCTTACCTAATCTGCATACAGTGTTTATCCCTGGTTAGATTAATACTATTATCTAACATGCTAAGAAAACTACAGATGGTTTGTAActgatttttttcttgttttttttctaaaatggaGAAATTACTAGAACAATTTGTCAATTCACCACGTATAAAATTAAAGGTGTTGCATCTTTGACTGAGGAAATGATATGACTCATTAGTCTTGAAAGGATTCATGCATTAAAGCTGCAAATTTCTGCAgatttataaagtgattttcaTTCATCAAGAGTTGACAAGCAGAGCTCTCTATCTCTGTATCTCTCTTAACCTTAGATTTCAGGACATGAGATGCTAGTATGTCCAAGCATTCTTGACTAGCTGCACCTAGTTTTGTCTCATGTTTGTTGTTATAGATTTTCTTTGTTGGGCATTTTGAGGAATCACATCTGCTAGTTATTTCTTGTCGGTTTTCTCCATGAATACAGCAGCATAATGGATTGGAGTATAAGAATGGTAGGAAGAAAATTAGCTTGATAATGTATTgttgaatttttcttaaatattcaGCCTTGATTTGTCTCATGAACCTTAGGCCTTTCCATTTTATCTCAGTAGACATAGCCTGTATCTTAAAGTTCAGCCATTCTGTCTTGTAAACAAGGCCTCAAAGTCTTCAAATTTTGACTCTGGACAGGAGAAGACAAGTATGTTGTTTTTGTCTCTGGGCTTAGCATCGGGAGGAGCTCCTCTAATCCCCTTCAGTTTCAGCTTCTTGTTGATCACATAACAGGGCATCTAGGAGATGAGGAGGTTCTTGCCAATTCtgttatattctttttttccAGCCATTTTACCATGTCTCATCAACTGCTACAGTTTGCTTACTTCATAATATTGATGAATAGGAGCAAGGACTTGCAGCAGAGATAGTTCATCTTGTGATTGTTGGGAACTCTGTTGAAATTTCTCGTGGACTTCTTAATGGACAGGtaaaccttttcttttatttttaacttaatctaTTACTATGGAAAGGCTGTCAATATTATGCTTTTCTTCTATAAATTATGATCATTAAAAAAGAATCATTGGCTTTTCTTTTTATGATCTCTCTTCAGAGTAGTTTGACAATAATAATAGTCTCATGGATGTAGCACTGACCCCCTTTCAAAATTCTCTAATTGAACAATAGCCACAAATTCTGTATGTCCCTTCCATTTctacaagagaaaaaaaaattgaactttcCATCTAACTTAATTTTTCCAGTCAAAGGTCTTGCTGTTGTAGTAAGTCCTTATGATGTTGACAATATAAATCACCATTCTTGATGGGTGATAATCTGTAAACTCTGGACGCATCTTACACTGACATTTGGATGATAATCTTTGGGCAGAATTTAGCTTCAAAGGATCAGTCAAGGTTGTGTGAGCCATTTAAAGAGCTGGATATTCTGTTAACTCAGGTTTTCTCTTCTCACCATTGTGATGATCAGCACTTTAAGGTTAGCCTCCTGAAGTTTCTGTACTGCTCTTGTTGCTTATCTATTTTCATCCATGTTCAGATTGCTGCAAGTTTGCCATTGGATATCATGCCTGGATCTAGTGACCCTGCAAATTTTGCCTTACCTCAGCAGGTTTGACGTTTGCTTTATAAGTTGAGAGTATGTAAGTTACAATTGCATTTGTATTGTTTCTTGttggaatccctataattaaggatagaaatcttACCTTATTACTATTAGTTCTCTTGTAAATAGAAACAAATCTCAGTTActgattcttaggaaattaagatattaattaCTGATTCTTAGGAATtaggatttatttcctttaaaatgattatttctctctttataaatctgtaaactaaagcagtagaaaaataacagaatttttCCTCTGAGTTTTTTCATGGAATCAGGGCTTTAGGATTCATTCGatcctaatttttttctctaatttcctTCCTAAAAATTCCTTGGTTTAGTCCTCCAATGGGTGATATCAATGAAAATTTCTCTGGCCGAGACATCACAAATAACTCGAATATCAATCGGGAATCACTCAAGGTGAAATTAATTCCTCCACTCTGCTGATGATGTTTTTGATGTTCGATTAACAAAACACGACTTGAGACTCTCCATAAGATACTTGGTACTCCCACTACTCGTGGATCTCTAGCCACTCAAGGTACGCCCTCAACATTGCTTTTGAATCTAATAATCAATCTCCTTGGATACTCGATTGAGGCGCCTCGATCACATGACAGGTGACTCACGTTGTTTCACACCTACACTCCTTGTCATAACAAATCCCGAATCCGCATAGCGACGGTTCTTACTCACCGTGGTGGAATAGGAGAAGTACAAATGATGAGAGTTTTCTCTCGATAAAGTCCTACATGTCCCAAACTTGTCctgtaatttactttcaattagtaaacttactaaggatgaaaatgttcttgttgaattttaCGCAATTGGTTGTGTGATCTGAGAAGGTAAATCGGGGAGGATGATTGGCCTTTGCTAAAGTTGATGATGGACtatatatttggaataaaaagcaGTATACAAGGGGATTGGCTCTATCCACTTCAAAAGAGGACACTATTATGTTATGGCACCGTAGGTTAGGACATCCAAACtttgtgtatttgaaaaaaatcttCCGctgttatttcaaaataaaagtattaattccTTGAAGTGTGAAATTTGCCAATTATCTAAACATATCCGTGTGCCATACCCATTAAAATCACATATTCAGTCCCAACCTTTTTCGTTAATCCATAGTGACCTATGGGAGCTAGCCGAGTGAAAAATATTACAGGGGCTAGATGATTTATAACATTCATTGATGATCATACTAGGGTCTGTTGGATCTATCTACTCAAAGAAAAATCTGAAACACCCAAagtattccaaaattttcactcaatggTTCGAACCCAATTCAACTCTACCATACATACCCTCCGTACTGACAATGGGAGAGAATACTTCAACTCTGTCTTAAGTCCATACCTTTCTGACCAAGGCATTATACACCAAAGCTCTTGTCCTAACACTCCTCAACAAAACGGGATCTCTGAGAGAAAAAATCGTCATCTCCTTGATGTGGCTCGAGCCATAATGTTCACTATGAATGTTCCAAAATACTTGTTGGGAGAAGCTGTCCTCACTGCCTGTTATTTCATAAACCGAATGCCATCAAAGATCCTCAATTTCCAAACACCTCTAAATACTCTTTTAAAGGCCTTCCCTCTATTTCATGTGCCTAATCTTCCAGCCAAAATATTTGGCTGTAAAGCTTTTGTCCATAACCatcaaccaaatcaatccaaactTGATCCTCGAGCCCACACCTGCATCTTCATTGGATATTCCCCTACACAAAAAGGCTATAAGTGTTACTCACCAGCATTGCGCCGAATGTTTGTCTCTCGGGATGTTACCTTCTTTGAAAATGAACCATACTTTGCAGCATCTCATCTTCAGGGGGGAGATTTTTAATGAAGATGAGACCCTTAATACTCTCCTCATTATACCTCCTGATCCTACTACTACTATCACAAACAAACCTATCCAGATTTAGTTGTTTCCCACAATAAGCAAGAATTTAACACGTCCTTCCCAATAGCAATACCTCCACAAGTACAACGACACACGATCAAGGAAAACAACAAATCTGAGTTTACTCTCGTGGAATCGTTCTCCTGAAACCGTCTGAAGATTGCCAATTACATCTCCAACCGAGGATTGTTCGAAGCGAAGTCCCACCTCCGTCACCATCCATCTATCTTCCAATTGCGTTCGAAAGGGTACAAGGAGCTGCACTCAACGTCCTATTTCTCGGTTTGTATCCTATGGAAATTTATCTAAGTCTTACAAAACTTTTGTGACTAATGTTGATTCTGTAAAAACTCCAAAAAATATAGAAGAGGCTCTTGAATCAGCTGAGTGGAGACAAGCGGTGATGGAAGAAATGAAGGCcctcaaaaaaaatgaaacatggGAAGTCTCGGATCTAcctaaagggaaaaaaaccgTAGGGTGCAAATGGATTTTCACTACGAAATTTAAACCCGATGGCCGTATTGACCGATACAAAGCTCGACTTGTGGCTAAGGGATTCACCCAAACTTATGGTCTCGACTACAACGAGACGTTTGCACCGGTTGCCAAACTAAGCACCGTTCGAGTCCTACTATCTCTTGCTGCCAACCTTGATTGGCACTTGACTCAATTGGATGTAAAAAATGCTTTTCTCAACGGGGAATTAAATGAGGAGGTGTACATGGATTTCCCACCCGGGTTGGAAGAAAACAAGGGCCAAGTGTGTAAGTTGAAGAAGTCCTTGTATGGGCTGAAACAATCTCCACGAGCGTGGTTCAGCCGATTTGCAAAAGCTATGACTAGCAGAAATTACATTCAAGGACAGGCAGACCACACCATGTTCTACAAGCACTCGGAAGAGGGTAAATGCTGCATCCTTATTGTTTATGTCGACGATATAATATTAATAGGGAATGACTAGAGcaaaattttgagattgaaagaatttcttggtacagagtttgaacttaaagacttggggagtcttaaatattttcttggtatgGAGGTAGCAAGGTCGAAAAAAGGTATCTTCATTTCCCAAAGGAAATATGTTCTTGATCTACTGTCGGAAGTTGGTTTGATGGGCAGCAAACCAGCTGAAACTCCTATGGAGTTTAACCTTAAATTGGGAACTAATGGGGATGGAGAAGAAATCGACAGGGGGAGATATCAACGTCTAGTAGGAAGGCTCATCTACCTATCTCACACCCGTCCGGACATAGCCTTGATGTGAGTGTTATTAGTCATTATATGCATGCCCGAGGGAGAAGCACACTGGAAGTGCATATAGAATTCTAAGATATCTAAAAGGAACTCTGGTAAAGGCACGTACTTCAAGAAGATCATCAACCAAGCGTGAAATCTACTCGATCTGGTGGGTAGGTTACATTAATGATAGACGGTCTACAAGCGGCTATTGTAGTTATATTTGGGGTAATCTCGTGGACGTGGAGGAGCAAAAAACAGTCTGTGGTAGCACGCAGCAGTGCAGAGGTAGAGTATCGAGCACTATCTCATGGTATATGCGAAGGAGTTTGGATACAAAGACTTATAGGAGAACTAAAAGTGCCTTATACCAAACCTATGAAGATGTACTGTGACAACCAAGCTGCTGTCAGCATAGCACATAATCCTGTGCATCATGATTGAACCAAACATGTGGAAATAGATCgtcactttataaaagaaaaaatacactCAGGAGAAGTATGTATCACCTACCTACCTACCTACTAGACAACAAGTTGCAGACATGTTAACTAAGAGTTTGAACAGAAACATGTTTGAAGAACTTATTGGCAAGCTGGGTTTGATTAACATTTACACTCCAACTTGAGGGGGAGTGttggaatccctataattaaggatagaaatcttACCTTATTACTATTAGTTCtcttgtaaatagaaactaataTCAGTTActgattcttaggaaattaaGATATCAATTACTGATTCTTAGGAATtaggatttatttcctttaaaatgattatttctctctttataaatctgtaaactaaagcagtagaaaaataacagaatttttCCTCTGAGTTTTTTCATTTCTAATATATTGCTCCTTTCAGCCTTTGAACAGGTGCCTTTTCCCAGGGTCAACAACTTATAACACTTTTAAGTCCTGCACTAATCCTCATTGTTTTGAGCTTGATAGCATCAGGTAATACATGGATATAAGTTATTGTAAGTGGCTCAGCCAAATTAAATGTATGCTGCTCGCTGAATTGTGCTCCTTTATTTTCAAGATTTCTTGGAACATCAGGTCAGAACATAGACGATCTCACTAAGTACTCGGAGGCGAAGGATAAACTTGACTTCTTGGAAAGGACTTTAAGATGGAGGCATCTGGCACCAACCGCACCGAATACTCTTGgtaaaacttttatatattcatacatATGCACCTTTGTgcatttagtcatttttatatgtaaacttGTTCATTAACTTGGCAATTTGAGAGGCTTAGCACCCATCAGTAAGTCTATAATCTtcaaaggaaaatggaaaagaCTCACTTTATGGAGAAGGCTTCTGATTTTGTAAAATGAAGATTGATCCTGAGCAATGTCAACATTAACATGCTTCAGATCTTGagtttaaaatgatattaatattttggtcCTGTTACTCCTCAACAGGCTGCTACGATGCAGTGATGCAACATATTATTTACTACAGAAACCAAGTAGCTGGTAGATTTATATCCCGAGCTTAGTCAAGTTTACTGCTTTTGTTGAATGACAGGTTGTTATCCTTTCACTGATCGGGATCCCTTCCTAATTGATAGCTGTCCTGATGTTTACTTTGTTGGTAATCAGGAAAAATATGAAACTTGCTTGTTAAAAGGTGATTATTCCAAGATTTTCCCTTACCTATTGAAAATTAACTTTAAGCAAAGGCAACAACTAAAGCAGCATCATTATTTCACTACCAGGCTGTTAAAGTCTTCTTACTATTAACTGATGCAGGGTTGGAAGGGCAATTGGTAAGACTTATTTGCATTCCTAGATTCTGTGAAACTGGAGTTGCTGTTGTGGTGAGTGTTTTTCACCTTCCAGGATGTTGAAATCTGAAACTAGTAGATAAATATACCATGTTTGTACTAATTTGAGGAAATGCATGTCTGTTATTCATTACCTAAGACCTAAGCTATCATCGTGGAAATGGAGGTTTGTGTCATTCCTACAATATGAACAATGTCTTCAATCTATTATATAGTGTAATTGTACTTTTAAAGCAGTCGAAATCTTGTTCTGGTGTGTCCTCTATCCAAATATATCCCTCTACTAGGTAGATGACAAACAATCAGTTGTTTTGTTTGTCAGCCCGTTTAAAAGACAAGAAACATTCTAGTCATCTACCAAATGCATGTGTATAGAAGTTATTGTAATACAATCTAGGACTCTTCTTCAGAGTCAATAAgggagagaaagaaaagagaaatggtaaGGAAGGGGAAGTGTGGATTGATACCATAGAAGTTGCTCTCTGGTTGCATGCTTTCCTTTTGGTGCCTTATTCTGTTTTAgcatataaaaacaaattccTCTGAGTTGGaggttgtaattaatttaagtttccATAGTGAACTGTTAGCGTGCAAGTGAAAAATCAATTCTATGGAGATTTTAGCTTTCCTAACCATATACCCAGAGTTCTTAAATATAAGAAGAAAAACATACTTGTCAGTTGCCATACAGCCACCTTTTTTGTAAATTACAGTAATCAGATTAAACCCAGATCTCAAGGCATATATTTTACTTGAGTTTAACACCAATAGCCACCAACCTCTGCCTCCATTGCGGGACGGTACAAAGAGTTGATAATAAGCTTCCATGACATTGTGCTACTTTGTCTCTTCAGTTTGATTTGCTATTTTTGCTCCATTTGTCGGTTACCGGAGTTCTCAAACAAAAATGTAAAGATATAATAACCTTGTATCACCTGAATTCTAGAGACACTTCGTCCTTAGGTGTTTAATTTTAGCTGGTAGTTGTATTTTTCCTCTGGAACACAGGTTTTACTTGTTACATCCTTTATTAATGGCGAGTGAAGGGAAATGATGCAATTAGTAAAGTTTTTCTCTAGACTTAATCAGTTGCACTCAGAGAAGTAGAGGTTAATAGATTTTTCGTAAATCCTTTGCAGGTTTAAAGACAGGCTTAACTATTACTTAGATCATTTACATGATGACAAGCTTTCTCAGTACAAGAAGCACCATCTAtgctaatttttgttttgttttcttttttccctatTTGCAGCTCAACATGAGAAATCTAGAATGCCATGCACTAACTTTTGGGACACAAATCAGCTCATAACATGGTATGTAGTTTAAATGCCAAATAACTTATCAGACGTGCTGAATTTTTACTTAATGAACTCTTCTTGATTGATTGAATTTTGTATGGGAAAAAAATTCAGTGCAACCTGCATTGAACAAAGAAAACTATGGTTGTTCTTCCCTTTGTTAACCAAAGTATATGACTGATGTGTTAAAAATGGAATACGAGGTTTCGTATGTGATCTTCCTCCTCTCATGCTTAAAATCTTGGAAGAAAGGTACTTCCAGATAGGATAACTTCATGATTAACAGGATGGTGCTTCACCTAGCTGCCATCATTTTTTATCTTCTTAAAATTCTacttctttattattattattgttgttgtatgTAATTATCCATAGCTTTGTTATTTGATTTGCGGATGAACCTAGAAATCTCGTTTCCCATGTTAATATTCAGGCCTTAAGAAAAGCAggctaaaacaaaattatgttttgtttctttttctctgaCACTTTGGGAAGTTAAAAGGAAAGCGATGGGCCTCAATAGGGTTAAATACAAAGTTTGAGCTATTTGTTCAAGCTCGTaggttctttcattctttcggTATTTGaaagtttggataaaaatattaaatttaaaaaataagttttgattaaaaaaatggaCTAGTTAAAAACATAGGTTGGGCTCTAGATTCAATATTCCAAGCTTGAGTGTTAATCTTGcccgtttttaagtttataatatgttttttttactcTGTTTGCATTAATATTGTtgccaaaacaaaaaaacttgATTTGAACGCATTTATCCTTTTATTAAAGGGTGTGAAAAGATTATGGTAGTTTTAGACActtataataatacataaatgtAATAGTAAAGAAGGGCACGtctgaaatattaaataaaaatgctaaatgtTAAAtagacaatatatatattaaaaaacataatattgAGTTTAAACAAGTTTGgattagttatttttaaacaaaaataagtttggacaaaattttaggtttatatTGTGATGGGTTTGAGCAATTATGTGTGATGTTGATATTGTATATAAGTTGAATCCTAACTCAATTTAACTTGACTAACGAACATTTATAGATTTGTTTTAAATGTCAAAGgctcttttctttaattttgagatatttattagtctttatatttttttgtactttAATTGGGACAGTGAGTctacttttttattaaaaaagctTAAATCTTTGTCAAATTTTGCAATTATAAAAAAGTAGAATAACCTTTTAGCTTTCAATGTTTATagttttgtcaatttggtctttaattttaaaattacataaaattgtaaaataaaatatttttatattttcaatgaaaaatcctaaaattaaaaaaatgataatttcaaaatttttaaaaaaatatgaaaatagaaaacaatttaattttctttttaaaatatgctatttactttttaaaaggaaataaggtattttcaaattttaggttATTCATATAGTCAATATTAAATCgggttttaatataatttttcaaatcaaataaaaatggttgtttAAATCTGATTTTAACAATACCAAACAAATAGTTCAAATTTTGGAGACTTTTCAATGAGTAAATCAAACATTTTGGAtccttttatattattttataatttaatgaattttaaatgaattcattactttttattgttttaaattttaaagattcttttcttaaattttggaaaaattttaatttttctataatttttattgagtaTATAAGAAcactttttgttattttatgcaCCTTTAAAGAgtaaagatcaaattgataaaaatgataaatgttgagggctaaaattatttttgtatcttTTAAAGGAATTATGATTTTAGATAAAAATGCAAGGATTcaatgtcaaaattaaattataggggttaaatttaaaattttaaaaagtatagtatttttagcatattttaacataCATTTTAAAGATTCGGTCAACAAGGCCTAAGCACCTGTAGGCTTAAATTTATGGGATACATACTGAAAAGGAGCTCTTCCAATGGgcttaattttaatctaagggtacaaaattttctttttggaaagtGATATGATATTTAGATTTGTGTGCAATTACATAAAAGTGATATGTTTGGGTAACCTTGAAATTAGTGGGTCCAATGAATT
The sequence above is a segment of the Gossypium raimondii isolate GPD5lz chromosome 4, ASM2569854v1, whole genome shotgun sequence genome. Coding sequences within it:
- the LOC105780465 gene encoding DNA polymerase delta small subunit, with the protein product MEVDSQEQLQRKQSTYLSLDENFEIQKEVYRGQQYSQIYFARLHMMRTLLYSLVPNWKSHLPVCTVLELEEGKECIIFGTLYKHMKLKPCILDEYSKERSVAPLIKPHNFMHQDDYLVLEDESGRVKLGGTKLSPSVYVTGVVVALHGKETSAGAFFVEDVLEAGLPPQIKRPLKSREDKYVVFVSGLSIGRSSSNPLQFQLLVDHITGHLGDEEEQGLAAEIVHLVIVGNSVEISRGLLNGQNLASKDQSRLCEPFKELDILLTQIAASLPLDIMPGSSDPANFALPQQPLNRCLFPGSTTYNTFKSCTNPHCFELDSIRFLGTSGQNIDDLTKYSEAKDKLDFLERTLRWRHLAPTAPNTLGCYPFTDRDPFLIDSCPDVYFVGNQEKYETCLLKGLEGQLVRLICIPRFCETGVAVVLNMRNLECHALTFGTQISS